GGCGCCCCTTTTACGAGACGCTCAACACCGTGAAGCGCTACAGCCTCTCGCAGTACAGCCCCCTGCAGCTGGTGCGCAGCAGCACCACCGAGTTTCAGGAGCTGAACGAGGTGCTGCGGGGCATGACGGACAAGATCCACAGCGACTACTTTAACCTGAAGGAGTTCACTGAGAACGCCTCGCACGAGATACAGACCCCGCTGGCCATCATGAACAGCAAGCTGGAGCTCTTCATGCAGTCGGAGGACCTGACGCAGCAGCAGGCCAAGATGCTCGAGGACATGTACGCCTCCACCAGCCGGCTGTCGCGCCTGAACAAGTCGCTCATCCTGCTCACCCGCATCGAGAACCGGGAGTTCAGGGAACAGGAGCAGGTGCCTTTGCATGAACTGGTGCAGGAGCAGTTGGAGCAGTTGCAGGAGATGGTCGACATGCGGGGGCTTGCGCTGCTGCCACCGGAGCTGGAGCCGGTATATATAAGCATGAACCGGGGCCTGGCTGAGGTGCTGGTCTCCAACCTGCTGGTAAACGCCATCCGCCACAACCACGAAGGCGGCCATATACAGGTGCTGCTGCAGCAGGAAAAGCTCTGCGTGAGCAACACCGGCGAGGCGCTGCAGGGCCCGGCAGACAAGCTGTTCGGGCGCTTCATGAGCGGCGACAACGCCTCCGGCTCGCTGGGCATCGGGCTGGCGCTCGTCAAAAAGATCTGCGACCTCTACGGCCTGGCCCCCTCCTACCGCTACACCGACGGCACCCACCGCCTCTGCATT
This window of the Pontibacter russatus genome carries:
- a CDS encoding sensor histidine kinase, with the translated sequence MRLLTKTSLYYLLVSLFVFLVGGLSFYKIMQSEIYDEVDDQLYTDKENIFEYIREHNRLPNVTSGISEAIIVREADTVNPTIEDLGDTLIFSTYDQEYVPFRRLTFTAYQDGQPYEYTILKSLIDFQDLFESTMLAMGWILLLLLVGLGLVNYVINQYIWRPFYETLNTVKRYSLSQYSPLQLVRSSTTEFQELNEVLRGMTDKIHSDYFNLKEFTENASHEIQTPLAIMNSKLELFMQSEDLTQQQAKMLEDMYASTSRLSRLNKSLILLTRIENREFREQEQVPLHELVQEQLEQLQEMVDMRGLALLPPELEPVYISMNRGLAEVLVSNLLVNAIRHNHEGGHIQVLLQQEKLCVSNTGEALQGPADKLFGRFMSGDNASGSLGIGLALVKKICDLYGLAPSYRYTDGTHRLCIAFPQTQV